The proteins below are encoded in one region of Sphingomonas sp.:
- a CDS encoding metallophosphoesterase: MTRLFHVSDVHFGREDQAAIDWFAAKVREEQPDAVIVTGDLTMAAHRHEFEAAAKWLESLQRPTTVEVGNHDLPYFNPWARFVTPYKRYQALERMIEKPLDVKGVAVVPLKTTARFQFRLNWSKGYVSLRALQQSLALVEAAPAGDTIFVACHHPLVEGGTRMSSQTRRGVRALEALSAAGADAVLTGHVHDPFDIGHDVNGRTVRLIGAGTLSTRTRAQPPSFNVITVKDGGFETVACFLGESSVPL; encoded by the coding sequence ATGACAAGGCTCTTCCACGTCAGCGACGTGCATTTCGGTCGCGAGGACCAGGCGGCGATCGACTGGTTCGCAGCGAAAGTCCGCGAGGAGCAGCCCGACGCGGTGATCGTCACCGGCGACCTGACGATGGCGGCGCACCGCCACGAGTTCGAAGCGGCGGCGAAGTGGCTGGAGAGCCTGCAGCGGCCGACGACGGTCGAGGTCGGCAATCACGATTTGCCCTATTTCAACCCATGGGCGCGATTCGTGACGCCGTACAAGCGCTATCAGGCGCTCGAGCGGATGATCGAGAAGCCGCTGGATGTGAAGGGCGTCGCGGTGGTGCCGCTCAAGACCACGGCGCGGTTCCAGTTCCGGCTCAACTGGTCGAAGGGCTATGTGAGCCTCCGCGCGCTCCAGCAATCGCTGGCGCTGGTCGAGGCGGCGCCGGCGGGCGACACGATCTTCGTCGCCTGCCACCATCCGCTGGTGGAGGGCGGCACGCGGATGTCGTCGCAGACACGGCGCGGGGTGCGGGCGCTGGAGGCGCTGTCGGCGGCGGGGGCGGATGCGGTACTCACCGGCCACGTCCATGATCCATTCGACATCGGCCATGACGTGAATGGGCGGACGGTGCGGCTGATCGGGGCGGGGACGCTATCGACGCGGACGCGTGCGCAGCCGCCTTCGTTCAACGTCATCACCGTCAAGGACGGTGGCTTCGAGACGGTCGCGTGTTTCCTCGGCGAAAGCAGCGTGCCGCTCTAG
- a CDS encoding VOC family protein — MANLFRITPFMHVPDIEVAIGFFEMLGFTLRFRSADYAYVQREAAAFRILQNRGDDGAPPGNRRFCYYIDVENLDALHAELKPGLAALDDGDVHGPVDQMYGQRELMIVAPDGNLLVFGQDIAVKR, encoded by the coding sequence ATGGCCAATCTCTTTCGCATCACGCCGTTCATGCACGTGCCCGATATCGAGGTGGCGATCGGCTTCTTCGAAATGCTCGGCTTCACGCTCCGCTTCCGCAGCGCCGACTATGCCTATGTCCAGCGCGAGGCGGCCGCATTCCGCATCCTTCAGAACCGGGGCGACGATGGCGCCCCGCCCGGCAACCGGCGCTTCTGCTATTATATCGATGTCGAGAATCTCGACGCGCTGCATGCCGAATTGAAGCCCGGGCTCGCCGCTCTCGACGATGGCGATGTCCACGGCCCGGTCGATCAGATGTACGGCCAGCGCGAGCTGATGATTGTCGCGCCTGACGGCAATCTGCTCGTGTTCGGACAGGATATCGCGGTGAAGCGCTAG
- a CDS encoding MarR family transcriptional regulator: MTEITDAGATLPIAVQQFVLHWGEMGGQWGVNRSVAQIHALLYLSDRPLNAEEISDTLGIARSNTSNSLKELLGWKLIRRAPVMGDRRDHYVAEVDLMQMVTRIAQGRKEREIDPAVAALRICTDEAKADPRISQVARERITAMHDFMREIDDWYQQMIAVPPSRLMLLIRMGKRVLAFLPKAKGE; this comes from the coding sequence ATGACAGAAATTACCGATGCAGGCGCAACGCTTCCCATCGCGGTCCAGCAGTTCGTACTGCATTGGGGCGAGATGGGCGGGCAATGGGGTGTCAACCGTTCGGTCGCGCAAATCCATGCGCTGCTTTACCTCAGCGACCGGCCGCTAAACGCCGAGGAGATCAGCGACACGCTGGGGATCGCGCGGAGCAACACCTCGAACAGCCTCAAGGAGTTGCTGGGCTGGAAGCTGATCCGGCGCGCGCCGGTGATGGGCGACCGGCGCGATCACTATGTCGCCGAAGTCGATCTGATGCAGATGGTCACGCGCATCGCGCAGGGGCGCAAGGAACGCGAGATCGATCCGGCGGTGGCGGCGCTGCGCATCTGCACCGACGAGGCCAAGGCCGATCCGCGCATTTCGCAAGTCGCGCGTGAGCGGATCACGGCGATGCACGATTTCATGCGCGAGATCGACGACTGGTATCAGCAGATGATCGCCGTGCCGCCGAGCCGGCTGATGCTGCTGATCCGGATGGGCAAGCGGGTGCTGGCGTTCCTGCCCAAGGCGAAGGGCGAATAA
- a CDS encoding DUF4166 domain-containing protein, producing MATVWREAMVEREPTQGGFERLLGREAWLALPGAVRERFLRRIETGDCVTYVGRVVECRMSLAGRIFAQLARIVGAPLPLGTDIGVAASVSVTSDDGRINQYWTRQYGRRHGFPQVIHSAKRFAGPTGLEEYLGYGIGIALRLRVAGGALLFEGDHYFVRLFGLRLRLPRWAEPGRLTVGHRDLGDGRFVFSLDLAHPLLGAMIHQSAIFAEPA from the coding sequence ATGGCGACGGTCTGGCGCGAGGCGATGGTCGAACGGGAGCCGACGCAAGGCGGCTTCGAGCGGTTGCTCGGGCGCGAGGCGTGGCTGGCGCTGCCGGGCGCGGTGCGCGAGCGCTTCCTGCGGCGGATCGAGACGGGCGATTGCGTTACGTATGTCGGGCGGGTGGTGGAATGCCGGATGTCGCTGGCCGGGCGGATATTCGCGCAACTGGCCCGGATCGTCGGCGCGCCGCTGCCGCTCGGGACCGATATCGGGGTCGCCGCCAGCGTCAGCGTCACCAGCGACGACGGGCGGATCAACCAATATTGGACACGGCAATATGGCCGCCGCCACGGCTTCCCGCAGGTGATCCACAGCGCCAAGCGCTTTGCGGGACCGACCGGGCTGGAGGAATATCTGGGCTATGGGATCGGCATCGCCCTGCGGCTGCGCGTGGCGGGCGGGGCGCTGCTGTTCGAGGGCGATCATTATTTCGTGCGGCTGTTCGGGCTGCGCCTGCGCCTGCCGCGCTGGGCCGAGCCGGGGCGGCTCACCGTCGGCCACCGCGACCTTGGCGATGGGCGCTTCGTGTTCAGCCTCGACCTGGCGCATCCGTTGCTGGGTGCGATGATCCACCAGAGCGCCATCTTCGCGGAACCGGCATGA
- a CDS encoding SDR family oxidoreductase encodes MSRILVIGGYGGFGARLVRRLLAAGHTVLVAGRNGEKAAAFCAGLRNAEPVVADRANGIGMVMARERPDLVIDAAGPFQGSGYTVPEACIAMRIPYLDLADSRGFVAGIGQLNKGAAIEVPIVSGASSVPALSGAVARALAPPGMAVRQIEIAISASNRAVAGPSVAAAILSYVGKPVRLWRGRRQAEATGWQEVRRERFAVGGAVPLDRWVALAEVPDLDLLPAAIEGRPAVTFRAGTELGFQVLALWLLSWPVRWGWIGSLRPMAGWLHRLQRITAWAGSDRSAMAVTLKTDRLARRWTLIASNGDGPEIPTLAAELLAGDILAGRVPAGARDASGLLTLDRFEPLFNELSIRHEISEWPVMPLYARAMGARFAALPAEVQAMHIVSGDAGARGEGQVERGRGIAHLIGRIMGFPPAGTYPVHVAFAERDDKERWTRDFGGHRFRSELSQAGQGVAERFGPLRFVFDLPSTGEGLAMVLRGWTLFGMPMPRFLGPRIDAREWVEEGRFRFEVGVRMPLIGAVVRYTGWLERI; translated from the coding sequence ATGAGCCGGATCCTCGTCATTGGCGGGTATGGCGGCTTTGGCGCGCGGCTGGTGCGGCGCTTGCTCGCGGCTGGGCACACCGTGCTGGTGGCCGGAAGGAACGGTGAAAAGGCGGCGGCGTTCTGCGCGGGGCTGCGGAATGCCGAGCCGGTGGTGGCGGACCGCGCCAACGGCATCGGCATGGTGATGGCGCGCGAGCGGCCCGATCTGGTGATCGATGCAGCGGGCCCGTTCCAGGGAAGCGGCTATACCGTGCCCGAGGCGTGCATCGCGATGCGCATCCCCTATCTCGATCTGGCGGATTCGCGCGGGTTCGTGGCCGGTATCGGCCAGCTCAACAAGGGCGCCGCGATCGAGGTGCCGATCGTCAGCGGCGCGTCGAGCGTGCCGGCACTTTCAGGCGCGGTGGCGCGGGCGCTGGCGCCGCCTGGAATGGCGGTGCGGCAGATCGAGATCGCGATCAGTGCCTCCAACCGGGCGGTGGCCGGGCCTTCGGTGGCGGCGGCGATCCTCAGCTATGTCGGCAAGCCGGTGCGACTATGGCGCGGGCGGCGGCAGGCGGAGGCGACCGGCTGGCAGGAAGTGCGGCGCGAGCGTTTTGCCGTCGGCGGCGCGGTGCCGCTCGACCGCTGGGTGGCGCTCGCGGAGGTGCCCGATCTCGACCTGTTGCCGGCGGCGATCGAAGGCCGCCCTGCGGTTACGTTCCGCGCGGGCACCGAGCTTGGCTTCCAGGTGCTGGCCTTGTGGCTGCTGAGCTGGCCGGTGCGCTGGGGCTGGATCGGATCGCTGCGGCCGATGGCGGGCTGGCTGCACCGGTTGCAGCGGATCACGGCCTGGGCGGGCAGCGATCGTTCGGCAATGGCGGTGACGCTCAAGACCGACCGGCTGGCGCGGCGCTGGACGCTGATCGCGAGCAATGGCGACGGGCCGGAAATCCCGACGCTGGCGGCAGAGTTGCTGGCTGGGGACATACTCGCCGGACGTGTGCCAGCGGGCGCGCGGGATGCGAGCGGCTTGCTCACGCTCGACCGGTTCGAGCCGCTGTTCAACGAATTGTCGATCCGCCACGAGATCAGCGAATGGCCGGTGATGCCGCTTTACGCCCGCGCGATGGGCGCACGGTTCGCGGCGCTGCCGGCCGAGGTGCAGGCGATGCATATCGTATCGGGCGATGCCGGGGCGCGAGGCGAAGGGCAGGTCGAGCGCGGCCGGGGCATCGCGCATCTGATCGGGCGGATCATGGGCTTTCCGCCGGCAGGAACCTATCCCGTCCACGTCGCTTTCGCCGAACGGGACGATAAGGAGCGCTGGACACGCGATTTCGGCGGACATCGCTTCCGCAGTGAACTTTCGCAAGCCGGCCAGGGCGTCGCCGAACGCTTCGGGCCGCTACGCTTTGTCTTCGATTTGCCCTCCACCGGCGAGGGACTGGCGATGGTGCTGCGCGGCTGGACCTTGTTCGGCATGCCGATGCCGCGGTTTCTCGGGCCGCGTATCGATGCCCGGGAATGGGTGGAGGAGGGCCGCTTCCGCTTCGAAGTCGGCGTGCGGATGCCGCTGATCGGCGCGGTGGTGCGGTACACCGGCTGGCTGGAGCGCATCTAG
- the rpsI gene encoding 30S ribosomal protein S9, whose product MSDNRQSLSDLGAIAAGETPVAAASAPAAAPQSAEEYLNAPAAPAAPTMPLREKIVDSLGRAYATGRRKDAVARVWLKPGTGKITINGRDQETYFARPTLRLVINQPFGVADRAGQYDVVCTVKGGGLSGQAGAVKHGISQALTRFEPVLRAPVKAAGFLTRDSRAVERKKYGKAKARRSFQFSKR is encoded by the coding sequence ATGTCCGACAATCGCCAGTCCCTTTCCGATCTGGGTGCGATCGCCGCGGGCGAAACCCCCGTTGCCGCCGCTTCGGCTCCCGCCGCCGCGCCGCAGAGCGCCGAAGAGTATCTGAACGCGCCGGCCGCCCCGGCCGCACCGACGATGCCGCTGCGCGAGAAGATCGTCGATAGCCTCGGCCGCGCCTATGCCACCGGCCGCCGCAAGGACGCGGTCGCCCGCGTCTGGCTCAAGCCCGGCACCGGCAAGATCACGATCAACGGCCGCGATCAGGAAACCTATTTCGCGCGCCCGACGCTCCGTCTCGTCATCAACCAGCCGTTCGGCGTCGCCGATCGCGCGGGCCAGTACGACGTCGTCTGCACCGTCAAGGGCGGCGGGCTTTCGGGCCAGGCCGGCGCGGTCAAGCACGGTATCAGCCAGGCGCTGACCCGCTTCGAGCCGGTGCTTCGCGCCCCGGTCAAGGCGGCAGGCTTCCTGACCCGCGACAGCCGCGCGGTCGAGCGCAAGAAGTACGGCAAGGCCAAGGCCCGCCGCAGCTTCCAGTTCTCGAAGCGCTGA
- the rplM gene encoding 50S ribosomal protein L13 — MKALMKTTKSVKPADVEKKWHIVDADGLVVGRAATIIANVLRGKHKTSFTPHVDCGDNVVVINADKIRFTGKKLADKVYYKHTGYAGGIKEITAAKVLGGRFPERVLEKAVERMIPRGPLGRQQMRNLRIFAGSEHPHAAQNPEILDIASMNRKNKVGN, encoded by the coding sequence ATGAAGGCGCTGATGAAGACCACCAAGTCGGTGAAGCCGGCGGACGTGGAAAAGAAGTGGCACATCGTCGATGCCGACGGCCTCGTGGTCGGTCGCGCCGCGACGATCATCGCCAATGTGCTGCGCGGCAAGCACAAGACCAGCTTCACCCCGCACGTCGATTGCGGCGATAACGTCGTCGTCATCAACGCCGACAAGATCCGCTTCACCGGCAAGAAGCTGGCCGACAAGGTCTATTACAAGCACACCGGTTATGCCGGCGGTATCAAGGAAATCACCGCGGCCAAGGTGCTCGGCGGCCGTTTCCCCGAGCGCGTGCTTGAAAAGGCAGTGGAGCGCATGATCCCGCGCGGCCCGCTCGGCCGTCAGCAGATGCGCAACCTGCGCATCTTCGCCGGCAGCGAGCATCCGCACGCCGCCCAGAACCCCGAAATCCTCGACATCGCGTCGATGAACCGCAAGAACAAGGTGGGCAACTGA
- the cutA gene encoding divalent-cation tolerance protein CutA, whose protein sequence is MSGSSLVYVTFPSKAEAERVAGTVLAERLAACVNILAPCISIYRWEGRTERSEEVPALFKTRATAARRLTARIAELHSYELPVIESWSVTASDAAAAWIEAETR, encoded by the coding sequence GTGAGCGGCAGCTCGCTGGTCTACGTCACCTTTCCGAGCAAGGCCGAGGCCGAGCGCGTCGCCGGGACCGTCCTCGCCGAGCGCCTCGCCGCCTGCGTCAACATCCTCGCCCCCTGCATCTCGATCTACCGCTGGGAAGGCCGCACCGAACGCAGCGAGGAAGTCCCGGCCCTGTTCAAGACGCGGGCCACGGCGGCCCGCCGCCTTACCGCGCGCATCGCCGAGCTGCACAGCTACGAGCTGCCGGTGATCGAAAGCTGGAGCGTCACCGCCAGCGATGCCGCGGCCGCCTGGATCGAGGCCGAAACCCGCTAG